In Cololabis saira isolate AMF1-May2022 chromosome 1, fColSai1.1, whole genome shotgun sequence, the following proteins share a genomic window:
- the cxxc4 gene encoding CXXC-type zinc finger protein 4, whose amino-acid sequence MSNINNALCIENGQNADVSLLQKDNLDGGLSQLLDYNAEMERYRSFANFYKTNGAFPQTAKIARITTPIFPSARIGMSPWNCDNAMLWGRKSAAINPNRTTMHRNDSQRPGKPGVPPETLQMANNNFLSTLSPEHCRPLAGECMNKLKCGAAEAEIMNLPERVGTFSAIPALGGISLPPGVIVMTALHSPAASAAVTDSAFQIANLADCPQNNSSASSGNPAKKKRKRCGVCAPCRRLINCGVCSSCRNRKTGHQICKFRKCEELKKKPGSSLERTPVNNGEAFRWFF is encoded by the coding sequence ATGTCTAACATAAACAATGCGCTTTGCATTGAAAATGGACAAAACGCAGATGTGTCTCTTTTACAAAAGGATAACCTGGATGGTGGATTAAGCCAGCTTTTGGATTATAACGCTGAAATGGAAAGGTACAGATCTTTTGCAAACTTTTATAAAACCAACGGGGCATTTCCACAGACTGCTAAAATCGCCCGCATCACAACGCCCATTTTTCCCAGTGCCAGAATTGGTATGTCCCCTTGGAACTGTGATAACGCCATGCTCTGGGGAAGGAAATCAGCTGCAATAAACCCTAATAGGACCACCATGCATAGAAATGACTCCCAGAGACCGGGGAAGCCTGGCGTGCCGCCAGAGACACTGCAAATGGCAAATAATAATTTCCTCTCTACCTTATCCCCCGAACACTGCAGACCTTTAGCGGGAGAATGCATGAACAAGCTGAAATGCGGCGCTGCTGAAGCAGAGATAATGAATCTCCCAGAACGCGTTGGAACTTTTTCCGCCATTCCGGCTTTAGGGGGCATCTCATTACCTCCCGGGGTCATCGTCATGACAGCCCTTCACTCCCCCGCAGCCTCAGCAGCCGTTACAGACAGTGCGTTTCAAATTGCCAATCTGGCAGACTGCCCACAGAATAATTCCTCTGCATCCAGTGGAAACCCAGctaagaagaaaaggaaaaggtgTGGGGTGTGTGCACCCTGCAGGCGGCTAATCAACTGTGGTGTCTGCAGCAGTTGTCGGAACCGCAAAACAGGCCACCAGATCTGCAAATTTAGGAAATGCGAGGAGTTGAAGAAGAAGCCAGGCTCGTCGCTGGAG